In the Primulina tabacum isolate GXHZ01 chromosome 7, ASM2559414v2, whole genome shotgun sequence genome, TTTTAAACTTTAGGAATGGCAGCTTCAGTTTCTCCCAAGTACCGTCTCAATAGGAAATATTATAAGGATAAATCTCTTAGAGTCGGTGGGATATCAAATATTCAAATGCAACGTAAATTTGAGTTAGAGCACgtctattatttttatttaaataataaataaatacatatataaatatacgaGCCACAATTTCAAGACTATCGGGACTTCAAGAATAAAAAACGAAGACgacaaaattttaataatgGTGAGGTGCCATATTATTGTACtgaaatgcatattttaatatTACCTACCAagcatttttaaataatatatattcgatttgaaaatgtatttttttaattgtcACCAATGGATCACATGCACGTCGAATATGATCGAGTCCACTCCTCAGGTCaattattttctaaaattcAGGTACGGTCGATGTAAATTAAGACTGCAACCTAACCACGCAAAAGTCTGCCCAACCTTGGAAAAAACTTCACGTTAAAGTTCACTTGCTCCACATGCCAAACTCTAGCAATTTTACAAATTCATGGTCACTAGATCTTCATGTTCTCTCCAGGTTATTTGGGTTTGGAATCCGTGCTTGTGATTCAACATGTTACTATTACTTGGGAAATTCTCTGTTCGAAGTTAATATACTTCCCTTGGAGCTGAAAGCTACTCATTTTAACACGTTGGTCACAAAAACGCAAGGCACGGCGGTATACATAATATCAATGATATCTGTAGCAACAGTCTATTTCTAATAGTTGGGAATGGGAAAATGAGCCTGGGAATCATGCCTCTCATTCCATACCCTCAGCATGTATGTTAGATTGATTTCTAATCGTCGGGAATGGGAAAATGAGCCTGGGAATCATGCCTCTCATTCCATGTCTTCAGCATGTATGTTAGATTGAAGCACCCCATGTGTGGACGAGCACCGAGAGGTAAAGACGAATGGAGTGGAAAAAAGAAAATTGACGAGGTAACCACTATTCTCCATTCTATGTAGGTTATTTCAACCGTGACATGATAACAAATTCGTCTTTCGAAGTGCCACACTATGAAGATTTGGAGATTATAGTAACAGAAGCCAAAAAAAAGGCAGTAGAGAGGTGGCTAGAGGCGACCAGAGAACAAGGTGCTCAAGATGACCAAAGGGTTTTCCAGAAAGAGCATCCTTGACATCCAAAATCTACTATGGCCGACAAAAACTAATATTGCCATCTGTAATGCGAAGAGTGGTGACTGGTGAGGGTCATCATACTCGTAAAAGACAAAAACTCATCTCATGAAGCATTACCAAAACTACGCAAAACTACCTGAAAATCATTCCTTGTATCACGCTTCAAATTATCTTTGCACAATAAATAAATGTTTGCTACATCTCCCTAATAACATACGGGACAAACTTCAGATATTACAAAGTATAACAGAAGACTGAACAGGTCAGCTTTAGAATTGAACTTTGCTTTCAGCCGAGAAAGTTTCTAAATGGATGCTGTGTTACATCTTACAATCTagaacaaaattataatttcgCTGTCTAATTCTATGTGCTAGGTTATTTGTTCGGTGAATTGTGGCATAAAAATTCCAAAAGCATGAAAACGAAAAGCACACATTTTTGGTATTGTTCAGATCCATCGTCTGCGGTTTCTTGAGCTTTGGGCACCTTGGAACCACCTGTCCCAACCCACCTCTGTTGGCCCTTTTGTCCTGcataaataaattcatcatattACAGTATTTTTTGGGTGGTGATAAAGTTCAACATGATATCGAAACTAAATCGCAAATTAAGAAAATCAGTGATTCTTACACTGGAAGTAGTGCGTCTGGGGCAGATTCGATGCTTGAAATTAGCCTGTTGTTGAGCAATCAAAAGAATGTGATGAGTGAACAAATCGAGCACTGTTTTACAATTATCATATTTTTGTGAATGATGGGGGTACGACATTGATTACACAAGAACTGATCTAATAGAAGACGAGTGAGAAATCATAGATAAGAATAAGACTCAACAATTGATATAGATTGGTCATGATAAATGTCAAACTGTTCAAAGTAATAGGGAATGTGATACAAATAATAGACACAATGAAACAAATGAGGCCCAAATTACCAAGTACGACTTGGAGAATTTTCAAAGCACTTGTTGATCCCAAGCATGTGCTCATGGTGACAATGAACAAAATTTGGGAGAATTTAAAATCTAGACAACTATGTTGGACTGTACTAACTGAGAAATcattactataaataattatcttgataTACAGCTATGAGCTGGGGAAACCACTTCaaactaaaaaaatttaaagaaagaTTTTTTGATTTGCATCTATGTTCAAGTTATACCAACTTACATTTTATGACCCTTATTGCTTGTATTGTGCAACTAGTTCATGTAAATGCTTAGAAAAGACCAAATATTTTTTGCCTAATTCAGTTCAATGCTAAATCttgaacttaaaaatataataaagaaAGCATATATATGTTCATCCATATTCCATCCGTTATAAATTAGCGATAATTTGTTATGGAAGAGACTTACTCTTGGCAAACAGTGGAGACTCCATCGACAGTTTCAAGTTCGTCCAGCTCATCCTACACAAAAAGTTAAACGCAGTTACTCCAGCCAAACAATACAAATTCCTGAgaaatatataacaaaaaaatcaaaataacaaATTTAACAGGAAGATCAATTTTGAGAAGAAGATGATCGTTCACCTGGATTATTTGGATTTGCTGATCGAGAAGAGAAATTGCAGCAGAAATTCGATGCTTTCCCATTAATCCAGGAATCATACTTGCAGATCCCTGACATCGTGGCATTGCCGATGCTGATGAAGAAGAATTTGATGGCGGTTGAGAAGCGTTATAGTTTGGCTGCTGCGACGCCGCTTGCGGCGGAGCTGAATCCATTAACCACCGCGCCGTACACTGGTGGAGGGGTAATGGGTAGGGGCTAGGGAGGTGAAAACATTGGTTGGTAATTAAAGTGAATGAGCGGATGACTTAAAGCGGACGGAGACTTGGAAAGTTGGTCAAACGTCGTAGGATCACGAAATGCGGGCGGATTTTTTCCATTCATTTATTAtacataataattttataaaaattggaaacttatttatttttaacaatATGAACCCCAAATAATCAAATATTACACGTACATGTAAATGTCGAATTACTTTGAGCATAAAAAATTCcgtaatttgatattttaaaatctaaattaaaataaaaaaattaatgtaaaGAAATCGAGTtgattataatatttatattctaccatccattaactcaaaaataattaattttttcttcCTAGCTATAAGGTTGGCATCTCGATGTGTTTAGTGAAAAGTCTAGACATGAAAATTGCGTTGATTAATTTGGCTTATgatatttttagcattttcaattatatttttacataCATTGTGACCATTGATACAATATATAGtcgtgtgtatgtgtgtgtaaaaTATGTCATAATTATATGTGATACTTTTATAGGAAATACACATAAATCTTAAATAACAATGGACAACCAAAGAAAAACATTTTCCAGAATTGTCATtgagaataaatattaaaatatcattAAGCATGGATTCTAATCGTAATCGATGCCAAGCAATATCGAACTCAGTCCAACTTATTCACGCATTTGAAACAGGCTCTTCAAAGTTAAAATCATCGTCCAACGGAAGAAGCTGCGGGTGACGAATTAATGCACACAATTACATGCACAAGTCTAAAACAAAgcaataaaaaacaatattcaTGTGTAAGAATCAAGGGAGAGTAATACTTGCAATCCTCTGGGGGCCGCTTGGGTGATAATAGCACTTTACCAACCGTGATGCTTTTCAAAAGTAAACAGAGCAAGCACGGTAGAAGTTGGAGTGTTCCCCTGCAAATATGGATGATGAGCACAACCGATTTCTTGCTGCATAGCATGTTAAAAATCTTTAAGATTACCAAATCCGAGTCAATCCATGAGCTTATTTTCTTAGATAACAAATGAAATTATGACAAGATTACCATCATTACAGTGAGACCCGACAAATTGGAAGTGTTGGTGGTTGGCGTTTCTTAAGGATGTTACAAACATCGTTTTACAGCACTAACAGGAAAAATGACACAACTGAGCCTGTGAACTAAAGCAGATCCAAAATAGAAATGACACTATATATACAACAAGAGGAAGATCAATAACAGTGGTCAAAAGTGATGCAATAACGTAGATGATGACGATGACACTCATCTCAACTGACTAAGGCCAGTTTAATAAGTGAGACTGAAAAAACCGGATTTCGCAAGTAAGATGTAGATAACAACCTCAACGAAAAACTTAAAGAGTTTCTCAAATGGGAAGCCACAAACACATTGATTTCGGTGAACCAAATTAATCACGCTTAATTTTGGAATTTCATAGATATGAGTTAATGAAATTAAGATGTTATAGAGCAATTTCATAGATACATATATAGAATTATGTGGAAAGCCTCACACTTTTGATAATCCATTTTTTTGTTCCAATCCTGGCTCAAGATGAATGCCGATGGCATGCTTAACATATGTAAGTCGGACGGAAAGTCGTGTTTTCAGTGGTAGATGGTTGAGTAACGTGTAAGAACATGTCTTTGGGAGGGGAACAATAGCTGGAAACGATTGCTAATACCTCGTAGGCTGGGGAGTAAAAGGAGGAATATGCTTGAGAAGGGTCTTGCATGTGATTAACTAGTTGGTGAGACAATAACTTACCAAGATGATGACCAGTAGCTGGTCCGAGAGAATAACCAGCCACACTGGGATCGAGATCTTTACCaatgaaatattattattttttataccaaaattattatttattattgtaattatGAACAAGGTTCATTCATCTAAAGAATCTTTcgatctcacagataaagatccgtAAAACCGTTTCACTGTAGACATACTATTTATTAAATTGTCTAAAGGGTAATTTTGTATATTTAGAttcataaaataatgaaatacattttttaaatccattactattttaatttttgttgttgaaataaaaGCATTATTAGATATACTTAAGAGCAAACGATTCGCATCTACATACTTGAGCCTATATTAAGTCacacaaaaactcttgtgacGGTCTCGCAGATTAAGTTCGTGggtcgaatatcttatttgggtcatccatgaaaaaatattacttttatgctaagagtattattttttgttgtgaatattggtagggttgacccgtcacatataaagattcgcgagaccgtctcataagagacctactcattaagTCATCAACATCTGATTTAAAAATATGGatttatcaaatatttaatattttattaaggttttatgaaatttttaacaaataaattaGTTTGAGACAAATTTCCCTTGATAAATACTACATTAAACGCTCCCTCCCCTAGTCCAATAGATACTATAAATAGGTCAAAAACAAGTTAAGCTCTCGCTGGCAGGAAAGTTCTGGAATTGAAATCCGAATTACTAGAGAACCTAATTTCGAGACCAATCTTTTATCTCGGCTCCTGTACTATTATAGTGGTATCTGTGGTTTTATCCAGTAATTGATAATTAATTGTGATGGAGGCCGCTAGGAATTCCGAACCTCCGCCGCAGGCTGAACCCGCCACCGAAGAGGGAAACAAGGCGGAAGAGCGACAGGAGCAGCAAGAGGAGGATGCGAATGAAGTTTTGGTGTCGAAAGCGCAGGCCTTAATGGATAGGATCGTTGCTAACCATGAAAACCCTAACCCCAATGCCCTCCATGCCCTCGCTACTATTCTCGAGACCGAAGAATCCAGGTATTATTTGTGTGCCCGGTGGAAATCATCGTCCCGACGGTGGTGTTTCTATTAGAAAAAATATCCTTTTTTTCTTTGATAAGTTATTCATGCGTTTTCCTGGTACAAGCGCAAGCACAGGGTGGACACACCGTTGCAACTTAGGCTGGGATTTTCCTTTTTTACTAATCAATCGATTTAAAGGGTGATTGCTTGCGGGTACTGTAGGTGTGGGTCTTTATAATTATTATCGTCTAAAAGAGACAGCATGAGAGATGATACCTATTACTGTAGTAGGTGCTGGTAAtcacttttcttttcttttttgtttcTCTTCCTTTCTTTATTTCTCCGTTCTGATCACCTCGTCAATAGCTTTTATTTCATTCAGATGGGGATGTCTTTGTGAATATTTCATCTCAATATTCTGTTTTTATTTTGGAATTGACATATGGAACCCCTAGAACtttgttttttaaataatgTAAAGAGTTTTATTCGTTTTATACTACTATCTATTTCATGCAATCAACCATCTCTTTAATAATGATTAGTTTTGCACATGTTACTATTTTGGATTAACTATTACAATATTCTATCCACCTTGAATAAATTCGACAAACTCTTAACTGAAAGAAATGCTTGATTAACCCATCTTAGTTTTCAGTCATGCTAATTTGTTGCAAGGTGAGAATATGGTGTGCCAGTTATCTCAGTTCTTCATCTATATCTTGTTCTTCCAACATATTATTCTATTTTCACAATTTGAGTATAtggaatatatattttttgtgagGCAGAACAGTTTAGTCTGTGCTGTATGTGTCGTGTCctttctgtttctcctctcaaatTATTCTATGCTGTTTTATGCGATGTCTGATCTTGGAGTACACACTCTTTGTATCTTTAATGCATGATGTTGATTTTGTTGTGTTTCTGTGTTTTCTGTCAAAGGTGAAATTGTTGGTTAAGGTGTGGAGGTAATGTGAGTGGCAAAAGAGACTTTGGACAAACGGACAACTTTGAATACATTTATCAAATTTTAGGTTAACATGTAAGTGGAGTAGTTCTAAAATAGAAGGTGTTTATTGTAGTTGTAGGTGGAAACAATTGCAAAAACCAAAGTAACATGAAATCACATGAATTGTAACTTTTAAACCACACCACCCTA is a window encoding:
- the LOC142552282 gene encoding guanine nucleotide-binding protein subunit gamma 1-like, with the protein product MDSAPPQAASQQPNYNASQPPSNSSSSASAMPRCQGSASMIPGLMGKHRISAAISLLDQQIQIIQDELDELETVDGVSTVCQELISSIESAPDALLPVTKGPTEVGWDRWFQGAQSSRNRRRWI